Proteins encoded within one genomic window of Ascaphus truei isolate aAscTru1 chromosome 8, aAscTru1.hap1, whole genome shotgun sequence:
- the LOC142501765 gene encoding CUB and zona pellucida-like domain-containing protein 1 produces the protein MRWTVKRNLRRDALKMPPVGLLTALLFLVTPLLAKEKATEFEARCGGSLTEAYKPIQISVNSDADCTWNIERPANKTTRLVFSTLNLNPASDCSQENVTVLDEYLQVVGVLCPNSPKISVFESDGSLSVRVSTDSTSVDRNVYFLYYSFTPGYEAASCGGNLRGFSGNISSPNYPGRHPHFSFCVWHLEAPKNTQIRLSFSEIFVEIDPLCRFDFIALYDGPTTSSPLLDVLCGRTTAQVETSSNSLTLMLSTDYANSYFGFSVDYVALPKSNTSSLSCSDNEMTVIINPAYIASLGYDVNDLELPDSSCRPVGTNPVVFSIPFNGCGTVKKVEDHTVAYTNTITASPSGSVITRRKQVQIIVTCELDSNATMEIMYTTENDVIQEHHDFSKYDVSLSFYPSDQFSSPVLDSPYFIGLNQTLYLQATLNTQDPQLTVFTDTCFASPQANFQATNYDLIRHGCVKDDTYHNVPSGSGTARFSFSAFKFLRSHNSVYLQCRVVICDSNDPGSRCTQGCVTRQRRDLGSHNWKTNAVVGPIRLKHQSEIEPSGSVSEKREEGSKASQTSFYLLGMLVLVANVLVVALVVLRYSRKQPTGYRYQQLPTQ, from the exons ATGAGGTGGACTGTTAAACGCAATCTTCGGCGAGACGCTCTTAAAATGCCGCCTGTGGGGCTTTTGACTGCCCTGCTTTTTCTCGTCACTCCTTTACTAGCAAAAGAGAAGGCTACAGAATTTGAAG CACGATGCGGTGGAAGCCTCACGGAGGCCTACAAACCCATACAGATTTCAGTCAATTCAGATGCAGACTGTACCTGGAACATCGAGAGGCCAGCAAATAAAACAACACGACTCGTCTTCTCCACACTCAA TTTAAACCCAGCCTCCGACTGCTCCCAAGAGAATGTGACAGTGCTGGATGAGTACTTGCAGGTCGTGGGCGTGCTGTGCCCAAATTCTCCTAAGATCTCTGTGTTCGAGTCGGACGGGAGCCTGTCCGTCCGTGTCTCCACCGATTCCACCAGTGTCGATCGGAACGTATATTTTCTTTATTACTCCTTTACCCCTGGATATG AAGCTGCAAGTTGTGGTGGAAATCTCCGTGGTTTTTCTGGAAACATCAGCAGCCCCAATTATCCTGGGCGGCACCCACACTTTTCATTCTGTGTCTGGCACCTAGAGGCACCAAAAAATACCCAGATCCGGCTGTCATTCAGTGAAATCTT TGTGGAAATAGACCCGTTATGCCGTTTTGACTTTATCGCTTTGTACGATGGGCCCACCACTAGCTCCCCACTCCTGGATGTGCTGTGCGGTCGGACTACAGCCCAAGTGGAAACCTCTTCCAACTCTCTCACCTTGATGCTGAGCACAGACTACGCTAACTCTTATTTTGGCTTCTCTGTTGACTATGTGGCATTGCCAAAGTCCAACACAA GCTCTCTGTCCTGTTCTGATAATGAAATGACAGTAATTATCAACCCTGCCTACATCGCCTCACTGGGATATGATGTGAATGATTTGGAATTGCCCGATAGTTCCTGCAGACCTGTTGGCACCAACCCTGTTGTATTTTCCATACCATTCAATGGCTGTGGAACGGTGAAAAAG GTGGAGGATCATACTGTAGCATACACCAACACCATTACTGCCTCTCCATCTGGATCAGTTATCACTCGTCGTAAGCAAGTGCAGATCATTGTGACCTGCGAGTTGGACAGTAACGCCACCATGGAGATCATGTATACAACAGAGAATGACGTGATCCAAGAACATCATGACTTCAGCAAATATGACGTCAGCCTGTCCTTCTACCCATCTGACCAATTCTCTTCTCCCGTGCTGGACTCTCCCTACTTCATTGGGCTCAACCAGACGCTCTATCTGCAGGCCACACTGAACACTCAGGACCCCCAGCTCACTGTATTCACAGACACCTGCTTTGCCTCCCCTCAGGCAAATTTCCAAGCTACAAACTATGACCTCATCAGACATGG TTGCGTAAAGGATGACACTTACCACAACGTTCCCTCTGGGAGCGGTACTGCACGGTTCAGTTTCAGCGCATTCAAGTTCCTGCGCTCGCACAACTCCGTGTACCTGCAGTGTAGAGTGGTGATCTGCGATAGCAATGACCCTGGATCCCGCTGTACCCAGGGCTGTGTCACCCGCCAACGCAGGGACCTGGGCTCCCACAACTGGAAAACCAATGCTGTAGTGGGTCCAATCCGACTGAAACACCAAAGTGAGATTGAACCTTCAG GTTCAGTAAGCGAAAAGAGAGAAGAAGGATCTAAAGCCTCACAGACCAGCTTCTACTTGTTGGGAATGTTGGTACTGGTGGCTAATGTGCTTGTAGTGGCACTGGTGGTGCTAAGGTATTCCAGGAAACAACCCACAGGTTACAGATACCAGCAGCTGCCAACACAGTAG
- the C8H10orf88 gene encoding ATPase PAAT isoform X1: MSGPMSSVLSGCLQTPVVCTSTWLCNTELCSVLEVSCWESATCNEEIPTRESCVLLEPALSSEPCSPCTLSICCIAEGKDGILCLTIFSEARTMEVYSGPQGGQEEEYQGTSRGEKLCTFPSYGEDSPITLYKTYLKLDSPIASCKVKLLSLGGKQCVTLSKISVQVTSVPNRHPQAVSALGPTINMERVQSIMDSMGGKLSPGAEQLMHMVHLQQKHQSPFGAHLLQLLGSFERGVGREQQKEEERPHVLSASKVPETKAETSQSHPPGPHSAPQNMVPPGSDVKAAISSLLQNQMSGISGAPNPDSLLPFLRNLSVEKNLSLPEHRESREETCRPAGEETRGTALEKLVCVHMERMERTLLDHIDEKMQRLQEHLDARLDLVIGLIHGSSFSHPGNAREKCINGQTDLNGGDHNGGKDCDCNGLSRHHMSACS, translated from the exons ATGTCGGGGCCCATGTCCTCGGTGCTAAGTGGATGTCTCCAGACCCCTGTAGTCTGTACCAGCACTTGGCTGTGTAACACAGAGTTATGTTCTGTCCTGGAAGTGTCATGTTGGGAAAGTGCTACATGTAACGAGGAGATTCCCACAAG GGAGAGCTGTGTGCTATTGGAGCCAGCCCTATCCTCTGAGCCTTGCAGCCCCTGCACACTGTCTATATGCTGCATTGCAGAAGGAAAAGATGGAATTCTGTGTCTCACCATCTTCAGCGAAGCGAGAACCATGGAAGTTTACAGTGGGCCACAGGGGGGTCAGGAAGAGGAGTACCAGGGTACCAGTCGGGGAGAAAAGCTTTGTACTTTTCCAAGCTATGGAGAGGACAGCCCTATTACTTTGTATAAAACGTATCTCAAGTTGGATTCCCCTATAGCCTCCTGCAAAGTCAAG CTGCTGTCTCTGGGTGGGAAACAATGTGTCACCCTGAGCAAGATTTCAGTGCAAGTGACATCGGTGCCCAACAGACATCCCCAGGCTGTCTCTGCCCTGGGCCCTACGATTAATATGGAGCGAGTGCAGAGTATAATGGACAGCATGGGGGGGAAGCTTTCACCTGGTGCAGAGCAGCTCATGCATATGGTGCATCTTCAGCAGAAG CATCAGTCTCCGTTTGGTGCTCACCTGCTACAGCTGTTGGGCAGCTTTGAGCGCGGTGTGGGCAGAGAGCAGCAGAAAGAGGAAGAGAGGCCACACGTACTCTCAGCCAGCAAGGTTCCCGAAACAAAGGCTGAAACGTCACAAAGTCACCCCCCAGGACCTCACTCCGCCCCCCAAAACATGGTGCCACCAGGGAGTGACGTAAAGGCTGCCATATCATCACTGCTGCAGAATCAAATGAGTGGCATCTCTGGTGCACCAAACCCTGACTCCCTGCTGCCCTTCCTGCGCAACCTGAGTGTAGAGAAGAACCTTAGTTTACCGGAGCATCGAGAAAGCAGAGAAGAGACCTGTCGGCCAGCGGG GGAGGAAACGAGAGGCACAGCGTTGGAGAAGCTGGTTTGTGTACACATGGAGCGTATGGAAAGGACACTTCTGGATCACATTGATGAGAAAATGCAAAGGCTGCAGGAGCACCTGGATGCCAGACTGGATCTGGTAATAGGTTTAATACACGGCAGCTCTTTTTCACACCCTGGAAATGCCAGGGAGAAATGTATCAATGGTCAGACTGACCTAAACGGTGGTGACCACAATGGAGGAAAAGATTGTGACTGTAATGGGCTATCCAGGCATCACATGTCTGCCTGCTCTTAA
- the C8H10orf88 gene encoding ATPase PAAT isoform X2 translates to MSGPMSSVLSGCLQTPVVCTSTWLCNTELCSVLEVSCWESATCNEEIPTRESCVLLEPALSSEPCSPCTLSICCIAEGKDGILCLTIFSEARTMEVYSGPQGGQEEEYQGTSRGEKLCTFPSYGEDSPITLYKTYLKLDSPIASCKVKHQSPFGAHLLQLLGSFERGVGREQQKEEERPHVLSASKVPETKAETSQSHPPGPHSAPQNMVPPGSDVKAAISSLLQNQMSGISGAPNPDSLLPFLRNLSVEKNLSLPEHRESREETCRPAGEETRGTALEKLVCVHMERMERTLLDHIDEKMQRLQEHLDARLDLVIGLIHGSSFSHPGNAREKCINGQTDLNGGDHNGGKDCDCNGLSRHHMSACS, encoded by the exons ATGTCGGGGCCCATGTCCTCGGTGCTAAGTGGATGTCTCCAGACCCCTGTAGTCTGTACCAGCACTTGGCTGTGTAACACAGAGTTATGTTCTGTCCTGGAAGTGTCATGTTGGGAAAGTGCTACATGTAACGAGGAGATTCCCACAAG GGAGAGCTGTGTGCTATTGGAGCCAGCCCTATCCTCTGAGCCTTGCAGCCCCTGCACACTGTCTATATGCTGCATTGCAGAAGGAAAAGATGGAATTCTGTGTCTCACCATCTTCAGCGAAGCGAGAACCATGGAAGTTTACAGTGGGCCACAGGGGGGTCAGGAAGAGGAGTACCAGGGTACCAGTCGGGGAGAAAAGCTTTGTACTTTTCCAAGCTATGGAGAGGACAGCCCTATTACTTTGTATAAAACGTATCTCAAGTTGGATTCCCCTATAGCCTCCTGCAAAGTCAAG CATCAGTCTCCGTTTGGTGCTCACCTGCTACAGCTGTTGGGCAGCTTTGAGCGCGGTGTGGGCAGAGAGCAGCAGAAAGAGGAAGAGAGGCCACACGTACTCTCAGCCAGCAAGGTTCCCGAAACAAAGGCTGAAACGTCACAAAGTCACCCCCCAGGACCTCACTCCGCCCCCCAAAACATGGTGCCACCAGGGAGTGACGTAAAGGCTGCCATATCATCACTGCTGCAGAATCAAATGAGTGGCATCTCTGGTGCACCAAACCCTGACTCCCTGCTGCCCTTCCTGCGCAACCTGAGTGTAGAGAAGAACCTTAGTTTACCGGAGCATCGAGAAAGCAGAGAAGAGACCTGTCGGCCAGCGGG GGAGGAAACGAGAGGCACAGCGTTGGAGAAGCTGGTTTGTGTACACATGGAGCGTATGGAAAGGACACTTCTGGATCACATTGATGAGAAAATGCAAAGGCTGCAGGAGCACCTGGATGCCAGACTGGATCTGGTAATAGGTTTAATACACGGCAGCTCTTTTTCACACCCTGGAAATGCCAGGGAGAAATGTATCAATGGTCAGACTGACCTAAACGGTGGTGACCACAATGGAGGAAAAGATTGTGACTGTAATGGGCTATCCAGGCATCACATGTCTGCCTGCTCTTAA